The proteins below come from a single Agrobacterium vitis genomic window:
- a CDS encoding phage tail protein, producing the protein MAVKALLILVYLLLSANAAHAGPVAGAVAAIGSFFATGIGSVVARVAVGFGFSLLQKALTGKTKTAASGQVLEIKMGEDQPMSFIIGSRAVGGRRKYIGTWGSDGSTPNAYLTDVIELANLPSYAGPQGLNSVWIDDKKCTVDWSKPHADGRGYPVTEFRKSGKDYLWIKYYDGTQTAADSFLVAKFGGNADRPYGSDRIGRGVQYIILTARYNSDLFSGMPTGIYEPKPTPFYDPRKDSTNGGSGTHRWNDPATYEATLNPITAAYNIARGIYYGGDWFYGGQNVSAHRLPNASWFAAANECDRTIKNAPQFRCGLEVTLDTEPLDVLEDLRIACAGRFAEVGGFIKPLVGAPGSAVYSFDDDGIVITKDQDFEPFPSLKSTHNRVTGTYPEPAEKWATKDAPENRNLTLEAEDGSRSLPVSVSFAAVPYSAQVQSLIETMVKEQRRFRTHVVTLPPLAAALEPNDVVAWTSARNAYSNKKFLVTGNTGQSGMLRQVALTEIDPSDYDPPETIVAPVIGWTGPVAAPVQAMTGFQVSAGSVTDSASQQRRPAIVISCASDLDDVARVWVKVRVKATGVIVLDSDANPYGAPASWTLSGSWCLALTEYEVQGKLVPVSARQTEASAWIAVTTLNLSESSDVLDGSIVSSKIADAAVTASKIMDEAVTNLKLADAAVGTSKLQVEAVTQEILAAKSVIADKLADAAVTGAKLAAQAVDETKFAASIEPVHVVSALPTSRVSAYVTFNGEAYRWNGAAYVKTVATAELTGQLIGSQIADLAIVASKIADGIITGTKVAADTIGANNLAANSVTAKQLVLTDFTNLVPDNQMQNPGSSWVGSGWSSWTDPYLGGMASRSQMKFTYVAGTTGYGNELLGKAFPVQAGAQYRVTGSAYSNGNQSPLLRIKWLDRTGALINYIDFLLGDRGAGPVTATVNLTAPTGATQAVMAAYVWRTTTNSDVYVGGFVVQKRNAAELIIDGTILTNMLTAGSVTTDKLAANSVIAGKIAAGAVNTDQLVAGAVTTAKVAAGAITTTLLAVGQGANFIKNSDFSAGITGWGVEYANADLGKWTMTLRTDTFAPVPGALEIRQVNGTQGLEIGATYKKDGSNYDYISVEGGKWYELSTYYLGHRCNGIQPYIAFANAAGNVLAFANAGVFPANQNIDPGKQLSNYQRAWFKAQAPAGSVYAWIFFRHKGTINGQNDSYLWIHKPFFGEATANQSEPTPWSAAGVTLIQNGNIVAGSVQADSLAVNSVIASKISAGAITTPAIAAGAVVGTSIAALTITGTNIAADTIGTDKLAANSVTAKQLVLTDFSNLVPDNQMQDFGNSWSGAGWYPWTDPYVGGMASRSQARYPYVAGATGYSAELAGKLFPVQGSTQYRVTGTALGIANQSPLLRIIWYDAAGNLISFIDYLAGDSGPGFRTATVNVTSPANARQARMTAYVMRTTTTGDVYVGGFVVNKRNAAELIVDGAITANQLSVNSLSAITANLGTVTAGEIRSSNGKMIISLNAGTILITD; encoded by the coding sequence ATGGCGGTCAAAGCCCTCTTAATCCTGGTTTACCTGTTGCTCTCGGCCAATGCGGCCCACGCCGGACCGGTTGCTGGCGCGGTTGCCGCTATTGGTTCGTTTTTTGCGACGGGCATTGGCAGTGTGGTCGCGCGTGTTGCGGTCGGCTTTGGCTTTTCCCTGCTGCAAAAGGCATTGACCGGCAAAACCAAGACGGCGGCTTCCGGCCAGGTGCTGGAAATCAAGATGGGTGAAGACCAGCCGATGAGCTTTATCATCGGCTCGCGGGCCGTCGGTGGCCGGCGCAAATATATCGGCACCTGGGGCAGCGATGGCAGCACACCCAATGCTTATCTGACCGACGTCATCGAGCTTGCCAACCTGCCGTCCTATGCCGGACCCCAGGGGCTGAACAGCGTCTGGATCGATGACAAGAAATGCACGGTCGACTGGTCAAAGCCGCATGCGGATGGACGTGGTTATCCCGTGACCGAGTTTCGCAAGAGCGGCAAGGATTACCTCTGGATCAAATATTACGACGGCACCCAGACCGCAGCCGACAGCTTCCTGGTGGCGAAGTTTGGCGGCAATGCCGATCGACCCTACGGATCGGACCGCATCGGGCGTGGCGTTCAATATATCATTCTGACGGCCCGCTATAATTCCGATCTGTTTTCCGGGATGCCAACCGGCATCTATGAGCCGAAACCGACGCCGTTCTACGATCCGCGCAAGGATAGCACCAATGGCGGCAGCGGGACGCATCGCTGGAATGATCCTGCGACCTATGAGGCCACGCTCAATCCGATCACCGCCGCCTATAACATCGCCCGTGGCATCTACTACGGTGGCGACTGGTTTTACGGCGGCCAGAATGTTTCCGCGCACCGCCTGCCCAATGCCTCATGGTTTGCCGCCGCCAATGAATGCGACCGAACCATCAAGAATGCGCCACAGTTCCGCTGCGGCCTGGAAGTCACGCTCGATACCGAACCGCTGGACGTGCTTGAGGATCTGCGCATCGCCTGCGCCGGGCGCTTTGCCGAGGTAGGTGGTTTCATCAAGCCGCTGGTCGGCGCGCCTGGCTCTGCCGTTTATTCCTTTGACGATGACGGCATCGTCATCACCAAGGATCAGGATTTCGAGCCATTCCCGTCGCTAAAATCGACCCATAACCGCGTGACCGGCACCTATCCGGAGCCGGCCGAGAAATGGGCGACGAAAGACGCCCCGGAAAACCGCAATCTGACGCTGGAGGCAGAAGACGGCAGTCGTTCGCTGCCGGTTTCCGTTTCCTTTGCTGCCGTTCCCTATTCGGCGCAGGTCCAGTCGCTGATCGAAACCATGGTGAAGGAGCAGCGCCGGTTTCGAACCCATGTCGTCACCTTGCCCCCTTTGGCAGCAGCCCTGGAGCCGAATGACGTTGTCGCCTGGACCTCAGCGCGCAATGCCTATTCGAACAAGAAGTTTCTGGTGACGGGAAACACCGGTCAGTCCGGCATGTTGCGGCAGGTGGCGCTAACGGAGATCGATCCGTCCGATTACGATCCTCCGGAAACCATCGTGGCGCCGGTGATCGGCTGGACAGGACCGGTCGCGGCTCCGGTGCAAGCGATGACCGGCTTCCAGGTTTCGGCGGGTTCGGTCACCGATAGTGCCAGCCAGCAGCGCCGTCCGGCCATTGTGATCTCCTGCGCCAGCGATCTCGATGACGTTGCCCGTGTGTGGGTCAAAGTCCGTGTCAAGGCGACCGGTGTGATTGTTCTGGACAGCGACGCCAATCCCTATGGTGCGCCCGCCAGTTGGACGCTGTCGGGGAGTTGGTGCCTGGCGCTGACGGAATACGAGGTGCAGGGCAAACTGGTGCCGGTCAGCGCACGTCAAACGGAGGCTTCCGCGTGGATCGCGGTGACCACGCTGAACCTGTCGGAATCGTCTGACGTTCTTGACGGCTCGATTGTGTCGTCGAAAATTGCCGACGCTGCGGTGACGGCGTCCAAGATCATGGACGAGGCGGTCACCAATCTGAAGCTGGCGGATGCGGCGGTCGGCACGTCCAAGCTCCAGGTCGAGGCGGTGACGCAGGAGATCCTGGCGGCAAAGTCTGTCATTGCCGACAAGCTTGCCGATGCAGCGGTGACGGGTGCAAAGCTTGCTGCCCAGGCGGTCGATGAGACCAAGTTTGCCGCCAGTATTGAACCGGTGCACGTTGTCAGCGCCCTGCCGACCAGCCGCGTTTCTGCCTATGTCACCTTCAATGGCGAGGCTTATCGCTGGAACGGTGCGGCCTATGTGAAGACGGTGGCCACGGCTGAACTGACCGGGCAATTGATCGGTTCGCAAATCGCTGACCTTGCCATTGTCGCCTCCAAGATTGCTGACGGGATTATCACCGGGACCAAGGTCGCCGCCGACACCATCGGTGCCAATAACCTGGCGGCGAACTCGGTCACCGCCAAACAGTTGGTGCTGACAGACTTTACCAATCTGGTGCCTGACAACCAGATGCAGAATCCCGGCAGCTCTTGGGTTGGGTCCGGCTGGTCGTCCTGGACGGACCCCTATCTTGGCGGCATGGCATCCCGGTCGCAGATGAAGTTCACCTATGTGGCAGGCACCACGGGATACGGCAACGAGCTGCTCGGCAAGGCGTTTCCGGTCCAGGCCGGTGCGCAATACCGTGTGACCGGATCGGCCTATTCGAACGGCAATCAATCGCCGCTCTTGCGGATAAAATGGCTGGATCGAACCGGCGCCCTGATCAACTACATCGATTTCCTCCTCGGGGATCGCGGGGCCGGGCCGGTCACGGCAACGGTCAATCTGACGGCCCCGACAGGTGCCACGCAGGCGGTGATGGCCGCATATGTCTGGCGCACGACGACCAACAGCGATGTCTATGTCGGCGGTTTTGTTGTCCAGAAACGCAATGCGGCCGAGCTGATCATTGATGGCACGATCCTCACCAACATGCTGACGGCAGGCTCCGTGACCACGGACAAGCTGGCAGCCAATTCTGTCATCGCCGGCAAGATTGCTGCCGGCGCTGTCAATACCGACCAACTGGTTGCCGGTGCAGTGACGACGGCAAAGGTCGCCGCTGGCGCCATCACCACCACTCTGCTGGCGGTCGGTCAGGGCGCGAACTTCATCAAGAACTCGGACTTCTCGGCCGGGATCACCGGCTGGGGTGTGGAATATGCCAATGCCGATCTCGGCAAGTGGACCATGACCCTTCGGACCGACACCTTCGCTCCCGTACCCGGCGCCCTGGAAATCCGCCAGGTCAATGGGACGCAAGGGCTTGAGATCGGCGCTACCTATAAAAAAGACGGCTCCAACTACGACTATATCTCTGTGGAGGGCGGCAAATGGTATGAGCTATCGACCTATTACCTCGGGCATCGCTGCAACGGCATCCAGCCTTACATCGCCTTTGCCAATGCGGCCGGCAATGTCCTGGCCTTTGCCAATGCTGGCGTGTTTCCCGCAAACCAGAACATCGATCCGGGCAAGCAGCTGTCAAATTATCAGCGCGCCTGGTTCAAAGCCCAGGCACCGGCTGGCTCGGTCTATGCCTGGATTTTCTTCCGTCACAAGGGAACGATCAACGGGCAGAACGATAGCTATCTCTGGATCCACAAGCCGTTCTTCGGGGAGGCGACCGCCAATCAGAGCGAACCGACGCCGTGGTCTGCGGCCGGCGTCACGCTGATCCAGAACGGCAATATCGTTGCGGGATCGGTGCAGGCCGATAGCCTGGCTGTCAATTCGGTCATTGCCTCCAAAATCTCGGCCGGTGCGATCACCACGCCTGCCATTGCGGCCGGTGCTGTCGTTGGCACCAGCATTGCTGCATTGACGATCACCGGGACGAACATTGCAGCCGACACTATCGGTACAGACAAGCTGGCGGCCAATTCCGTGACAGCCAAACAGCTTGTTCTCACCGATTTTTCCAATCTGGTGCCTGACAATCAAATGCAGGACTTCGGAAACTCCTGGTCAGGCGCTGGCTGGTATCCTTGGACGGATCCGTATGTTGGCGGAATGGCGTCCCGCTCCCAGGCGAGGTACCCCTATGTTGCGGGCGCGACCGGCTATAGCGCTGAACTGGCGGGGAAGCTTTTCCCCGTGCAAGGCAGCACGCAGTACCGGGTGACGGGAACAGCTCTTGGCATCGCCAATCAATCTCCTCTTTTGCGGATCATTTGGTACGACGCAGCCGGCAACCTCATCTCCTTTATCGACTATCTCGCTGGGGATTCGGGGCCTGGGTTTCGCACGGCAACCGTCAATGTAACATCGCCCGCAAATGCCCGGCAGGCCCGGATGACGGCTTATGTCATGCGGACAACAACAACCGGGGACGTCTATGTCGGCGGCTTCGTCGTCAACAAGCGCAACGCCGCCGAGTTGATCGTTGACGGCGCGATCACCGCCAACCAGCTCTCGGTCAACAGCCTCTCCGCCATCACCGCAAATCTTGGCACCGTGACAGCCGGCGAGATCCGCAGCTCGAACGGCAAGATGATCATTTCCCTCAACGCCGGCACGATCCTGATCACCGATTAA
- a CDS encoding DNA adenine methylase encodes MVNHEAFRPVPNTQPPAAWIGGKRSLAPRLVKMIEAIPHQTYAEPFVGMGGVFFRRRNAPRTEVINDRSGEVVNLFRILQRHYPQFMDTLKFQITSRREFERLKACDPATLTDLERAARFIYLQKLAFGGKVAGQTFGVQHEGSARFNLTRLAPLLEDVHERLSGVVIENLDWLAFINRYDRPSVLFYLDPPYFGCEDDYGKALFGRDQFEVLAGRLKTLQGQFILSINDRPEVREIFVGFKAEGAELTYSVSGGNGTEARELIYYGGLEAIHDGFAA; translated from the coding sequence ATGGTGAATCATGAAGCCTTCCGGCCCGTCCCCAACACTCAGCCGCCGGCCGCCTGGATCGGTGGCAAGCGCAGCCTGGCACCGCGCCTGGTCAAGATGATTGAGGCGATACCGCACCAGACCTATGCCGAGCCGTTTGTCGGCATGGGCGGTGTGTTCTTTCGGCGGCGGAATGCGCCCAGGACCGAGGTGATCAACGACCGCAGTGGCGAGGTTGTGAACCTGTTCCGCATTCTTCAACGGCACTATCCGCAGTTCATGGATACGCTCAAATTCCAGATCACCAGCCGGCGCGAGTTCGAGCGGCTGAAGGCATGCGATCCTGCAACGCTCACCGATCTGGAGCGGGCCGCTCGTTTCATCTACCTCCAGAAGCTCGCCTTTGGTGGCAAGGTCGCAGGCCAGACCTTTGGCGTCCAGCACGAGGGCAGCGCCCGGTTCAATCTAACCCGGCTTGCTCCGCTCCTGGAAGATGTCCACGAGCGCCTATCCGGTGTCGTCATCGAGAACCTGGACTGGTTGGCCTTCATCAACCGCTATGATCGGCCGAGCGTGCTGTTCTATCTCGATCCGCCGTATTTCGGATGCGAGGACGATTACGGGAAGGCGCTGTTTGGACGCGATCAGTTTGAGGTTCTTGCAGGGCGTTTAAAGACCCTTCAAGGGCAATTTATCCTGTCCATAAATGACCGTCCGGAGGTCCGTGAGATATTCGTGGGCTTCAAGGCTGAAGGCGCAGAACTGACATATTCCGTTTCTGGCGGTAATGGGACCGAGGCGCGAGAGTTGATCTACTATGGCGGGCTGGAAGCAATTCATGATGGCTTTGCAGCTTGA
- a CDS encoding nucleoid-associated protein, whose protein sequence is MSNSIVSAVVHDLKRDDTGFSIKLAEKPLEIGSTAQRVIDTLYELYGRRGSKSHGRFSENEDNFPTSKHLRSYVEDDAIDFAELTASMMETLRKEASSRPAAQPGHVFFAHFTRADLHYLLVAIITDKLGAALTNDFGVMDVEHLDIEGFRFAGRIGISAWLANEPRYISFLKGKGNVADYFRDFLGCDAYVQEREDTRRLIGALKKFATDKGMSPTERDEFFKRTKEVCQRYARKREEISLAALANELYPTDPGPLTDALSDTDLGLNDNFVPNSQALSALTRIKASTKNWTLDFDRDALATGQIVYDKDARSLLITNLPDATVQDLEDEFNDGTGHL, encoded by the coding sequence GTGTCAAATTCTATCGTGTCTGCAGTCGTTCATGATTTGAAACGTGACGATACAGGTTTCTCAATCAAGTTGGCCGAAAAACCTCTCGAAATCGGGAGTACTGCGCAGCGCGTGATTGATACGCTTTACGAGCTTTATGGACGTAGAGGATCCAAATCACACGGACGTTTTTCTGAGAATGAAGACAACTTCCCTACGTCTAAGCATCTGCGCAGTTATGTTGAAGATGACGCGATAGATTTTGCCGAGCTTACCGCCTCAATGATGGAAACTTTGCGTAAAGAGGCTAGTAGCCGACCTGCCGCGCAGCCTGGACACGTCTTTTTCGCTCATTTTACTCGGGCGGATTTGCATTACCTTCTTGTGGCTATCATTACCGACAAGTTGGGTGCCGCCTTGACGAATGATTTTGGCGTAATGGACGTGGAGCATTTGGATATCGAAGGTTTCCGGTTTGCGGGGCGAATCGGAATCTCCGCGTGGCTCGCCAATGAGCCTCGCTACATCAGCTTTCTCAAGGGCAAGGGGAATGTCGCCGATTATTTTCGCGATTTCCTCGGTTGTGACGCGTATGTCCAAGAACGCGAAGATACAAGGCGTTTGATTGGAGCTCTTAAGAAATTTGCCACCGATAAGGGTATGTCTCCTACGGAAAGGGATGAATTCTTCAAGCGGACGAAAGAAGTCTGCCAGCGGTACGCACGAAAGAGGGAAGAAATTTCGCTCGCGGCTCTTGCAAACGAGTTATATCCAACCGATCCCGGACCTTTAACTGACGCATTGTCTGATACGGACCTCGGGCTAAACGACAACTTTGTTCCAAACTCTCAGGCACTCAGTGCTCTAACTCGAATTAAAGCGTCTACGAAAAACTGGACGCTTGATTTTGACAGAGATGCTCTTGCTACTGGCCAGATCGTCTATGATAAGGATGCTCGCTCGCTACTGATCACCAACCTCCCCGACGCGACGGTCCAAGATTTAGAGGACGAGTTCAACGATGGAACGGGTCACCTTTGA
- a CDS encoding SIMPL domain-containing protein — protein MVNLGAVLGLGRFGFMLASLAFVSPAMAQEASRQEAVINVSGEGEVSLAPDMALMQLGVVTEAAEAAQALKDNNEALAKVLKSLKDKGLADRDLQTSGFQITPRYRQEPEDKADSRPPVIEGYSVSNGLTIRVRDLSKLGGVIDTSVGLGVNQGGEIRFTNDKPETAIDEARKSAMADALAKAKVLTQAAGVKLGRIISINENSARPFEQGMMMKASMARDMAPAPTPMAAGENTYRITVNVSFALEQ, from the coding sequence ATGGTGAATTTGGGTGCGGTTTTGGGCCTTGGACGGTTTGGTTTTATGTTGGCGTCTCTGGCTTTTGTTTCTCCGGCTATGGCGCAGGAGGCCTCACGGCAGGAGGCGGTCATCAATGTGTCGGGTGAAGGAGAGGTCAGTCTGGCGCCGGATATGGCTTTGATGCAATTGGGTGTCGTGACTGAGGCTGCCGAGGCGGCCCAGGCGTTGAAGGACAATAACGAGGCTTTGGCCAAGGTGTTGAAATCTCTCAAGGACAAGGGATTGGCGGATCGCGATCTGCAGACATCCGGCTTTCAGATTACGCCGCGCTATCGGCAGGAGCCGGAAGACAAGGCCGATAGCCGCCCGCCGGTGATTGAGGGCTATTCCGTCAGCAATGGGCTGACGATTCGGGTGCGTGATCTGTCCAAGCTGGGCGGGGTAATCGATACGTCTGTTGGGCTTGGCGTCAACCAGGGTGGAGAGATCCGCTTCACCAATGACAAGCCGGAAACGGCCATTGATGAGGCCCGCAAATCAGCCATGGCGGATGCCTTGGCCAAGGCGAAAGTGCTGACGCAAGCGGCTGGCGTTAAGCTTGGCCGAATCATTTCCATCAATGAAAATTCAGCGCGGCCCTTCGAGCAGGGCATGATGATGAAAGCCAGCATGGCCCGGGATATGGCGCCCGCCCCAACGCCGATGGCGGCGGGTGAGAATACCTATCGCATCACTGTGAATGTCAGCTTTGCATTGGAGCAATAG
- a CDS encoding outer membrane protein produces MNKLTLLATAATLFVSTGIAMAADAVDQVPTAPAAVETPAAFSWAGGYIGVYGGYGWLDATLSQGGASLSDNFDGGRIGGFGGWNFDVGHNVILGVEADVNYDWNENNYSGVKVGMDVSGSARARAGYAIDRALLFVAGGWTADRTYIKSSSGDFNKTLNGWTIGAGVDYAITNRIFTRLEYRYNDYGTKNISGIDFDSKQNVVNLGIGIKF; encoded by the coding sequence ATGAACAAACTGACCCTCCTTGCAACCGCTGCAACCCTCTTCGTATCGACAGGCATTGCCATGGCCGCCGATGCAGTCGACCAGGTTCCGACAGCTCCTGCTGCTGTTGAAACCCCTGCGGCGTTTTCATGGGCAGGCGGCTATATCGGCGTTTACGGTGGTTACGGCTGGCTGGATGCCACACTGTCACAGGGCGGCGCATCGCTCTCGGATAATTTCGATGGCGGCCGCATTGGCGGCTTTGGCGGCTGGAACTTCGATGTCGGCCACAACGTGATTCTCGGCGTAGAAGCCGATGTGAACTACGACTGGAACGAAAACAACTATTCCGGCGTCAAGGTAGGCATGGATGTCTCCGGCTCTGCCCGCGCCCGCGCCGGTTACGCCATTGACCGCGCCCTGCTGTTTGTGGCTGGCGGCTGGACGGCAGACAGAACCTATATCAAATCTTCGTCCGGCGATTTCAACAAGACCCTGAACGGCTGGACCATCGGCGCTGGTGTCGATTATGCGATTACCAATCGCATCTTTACCCGCCTCGAATATCGCTACAACGATTACGGCACCAAGAATATTAGCGGCATCGATTTCGACAGCAAGCAGAATGTCGTCAATCTCGGCATCGGCATCAAATTCTGA
- a CDS encoding DMT family transporter → MNKTTSGLINGFLGMLIFSGSLPATRAAIGSFDPVFLTVARASIAGLLGCGLLLVFRPAKPNLAEIAALAMVSLCVVIGFPLLTAYALQHIPSARSLVFIALLPLSTALFAVLRGGERPRPIFWLFSSLGSALVIGFALSQGAATASYGDMLMILAILICGLGYAEGARLSRRLGGWQVICWALTLALPISVVAAAFTLPSTLSGVTAGAWLGLGYVSLFSMLIGFIFWYRGLAQGGIAAIGQLQLLQPFFGLALAAALLHETVSASMLVTTLAIVACVTGARRATL, encoded by the coding sequence ATGAACAAGACGACGAGCGGGCTGATCAATGGTTTTCTGGGCATGCTGATCTTTAGCGGCTCGCTCCCGGCAACCCGGGCTGCGATCGGCAGTTTCGATCCGGTTTTTCTAACCGTCGCCCGCGCCAGCATCGCCGGCTTGCTCGGCTGCGGCCTGCTTCTGGTGTTTCGACCGGCAAAACCCAACCTCGCGGAGATCGCAGCGCTCGCCATGGTCTCACTCTGCGTGGTGATTGGCTTTCCCTTGCTGACGGCCTACGCCTTGCAACATATACCCTCGGCCCGTTCGCTGGTTTTCATCGCGTTGTTGCCGCTTTCCACCGCTCTGTTTGCCGTTCTGCGCGGCGGTGAGCGTCCGCGGCCGATCTTCTGGCTGTTTTCCAGCCTCGGCAGTGCGCTGGTTATCGGCTTTGCCCTGTCTCAAGGGGCCGCCACCGCATCCTACGGCGACATGCTGATGATCCTCGCCATCCTAATCTGCGGCCTTGGCTATGCCGAAGGCGCGAGACTATCGCGGCGGTTGGGTGGTTGGCAGGTGATCTGCTGGGCGCTGACGTTGGCCTTGCCTATCAGCGTCGTGGCCGCCGCCTTCACCCTGCCATCAACGCTCAGTGGTGTCACGGCTGGTGCCTGGCTCGGCCTTGGCTATGTCTCGCTGTTCAGCATGTTGATCGGCTTCATCTTCTGGTATCGCGGCCTTGCCCAAGGCGGCATTGCCGCCATCGGTCAATTGCAATTGCTGCAACCGTTTTTCGGCCTGGCGCTCGCCGCCGCCCTTCTCCACGAAACCGTCAGCGCCTCCATGCTGGTCACCACCCTTGCCATCGTAGCCTGCGTCACTGGTGCCAGAAGGGCTACACTATAG
- a CDS encoding PLP-dependent aminotransferase family protein, which translates to MVSDLDAQGTSRIETVMAAIRTRISSRSLATGARLPSVRGFAKTMQVSVSTVVEAYERLAAEGLIRSRPGSGFFVAAPLAPLSLTNLGPRLEREIDPFWVSRQSLEAGGDLLKPGCGWLPPDWLPQAALRRAMRILGRADGAVLTDYGSPLGLPGLRQLLSRRMADHGLTVAADAIMLTESGTHAIDLVCRFFLEPGDCVLVDDPCYFNFHALLRAHRATIVSVPYLADGPDLEAFAAIVEAHRPRLYITNSGVHNPTGASLSAVNAHRLLTLADRADLTIVEDDIFADFEDVPSARLSAFDGLNRVVQIGSFSKTLSASVRCGYIAARRDWIEGLTDLKIATSFGGGRLSAELVLAVLTDGGYRKHLEGLKTRLAGARSSVAAELSSLGFTPWLQPKAGLFLWCRMPDGIESGALARHCLDDGVILAPGNVFSLSQNAGRFMRFNVAQTMDARVLGSLKAGLQQFR; encoded by the coding sequence ATGGTGAGCGATTTGGACGCGCAGGGAACAAGCCGGATCGAGACGGTAATGGCGGCTATCCGCACGCGTATTTCCTCCCGAAGTCTGGCGACGGGCGCGCGACTGCCCTCTGTGCGCGGCTTTGCCAAGACCATGCAGGTTTCGGTATCCACAGTGGTGGAGGCTTACGAACGGTTGGCGGCGGAAGGGTTGATCCGCTCGCGGCCGGGTTCCGGGTTTTTCGTGGCAGCCCCCTTGGCACCGCTGTCCTTGACCAATCTCGGACCTCGGCTGGAGCGGGAGATCGATCCGTTCTGGGTTTCTCGCCAATCGTTAGAGGCCGGTGGCGATCTGCTGAAACCGGGATGCGGCTGGCTGCCGCCTGATTGGTTGCCGCAGGCAGCTCTTCGCCGCGCCATGCGTATCCTTGGCCGTGCCGATGGTGCGGTGCTAACGGATTATGGTTCTCCGTTGGGTCTGCCGGGGCTTCGGCAATTGCTATCGCGGCGGATGGCCGATCATGGGCTGACGGTTGCGGCGGATGCGATCATGCTGACGGAATCGGGGACCCATGCCATTGATCTGGTCTGCCGGTTTTTTCTGGAGCCGGGCGATTGCGTTCTGGTCGATGATCCCTGCTATTTCAACTTTCATGCTCTACTGCGGGCGCACCGCGCCACCATCGTCAGCGTGCCTTATCTGGCGGATGGGCCGGATCTGGAGGCCTTCGCAGCCATTGTTGAGGCGCATAGGCCGCGGCTTTATATTACCAATTCGGGCGTGCATAATCCCACCGGCGCAAGCCTTTCGGCGGTGAATGCCCATCGTTTGCTGACACTTGCCGACCGGGCCGACCTGACCATCGTCGAAGATGATATTTTTGCCGATTTCGAAGATGTCCCCTCGGCGCGGCTATCGGCTTTCGATGGATTGAACCGGGTGGTGCAGATCGGCAGTTTTTCTAAGACATTATCGGCTTCGGTGCGCTGCGGTTATATCGCCGCCCGGCGTGATTGGATCGAGGGTCTGACCGACTTGAAGATCGCCACGAGTTTTGGTGGCGGGCGGCTTTCCGCCGAGCTGGTGCTGGCCGTGCTGACGGATGGTGGCTATCGCAAACATCTTGAAGGGCTGAAAACCCGGCTGGCCGGAGCGCGCAGCTCCGTGGCGGCGGAGTTGTCGTCGCTTGGCTTCACGCCCTGGCTCCAGCCGAAGGCAGGCCTTTTTCTGTGGTGTCGAATGCCTGACGGGATCGAATCAGGCGCTCTGGCCCGCCATTGCCTTGACGATGGTGTCATCCTGGCACCCGGTAATGTCTTCAGCCTGTCGCAGAATGCGGGCCGGTTCATGCGTTTCAATGTGGCGCAAACCATGGATGCGAGGGTTCTTGGCTCATTAAAGGCGGGTTTGCAGCAATTCCGGTGA
- a CDS encoding plastocyanin/azurin family copper-binding protein, which produces MMFKTGLYAALIATSLTASVAFAAETQIKVTETGEGGGAMGLKMEPATVAAGPAVFHVHNDAMSEDHEMIVVKLATPDAKIPLDTAKHRVDEKKLKSLGEVSDLKPGADGKLKVTLKPGSYLVFCNIKGHYEAGMQGTLTVTP; this is translated from the coding sequence ATGATGTTCAAGACCGGTCTTTACGCAGCCCTTATTGCAACGAGCCTGACGGCATCGGTGGCTTTCGCGGCTGAAACCCAGATCAAGGTCACCGAAACCGGTGAGGGTGGTGGCGCCATGGGGCTGAAGATGGAGCCTGCAACGGTTGCCGCTGGTCCGGCGGTGTTCCACGTTCATAACGATGCCATGTCGGAAGACCATGAGATGATCGTGGTAAAGCTGGCGACGCCGGATGCCAAGATCCCGCTCGATACAGCCAAGCACCGCGTTGACGAAAAGAAGTTGAAGAGCCTTGGTGAAGTGTCGGATTTGAAGCCCGGCGCCGATGGCAAGCTTAAGGTGACGCTGAAGCCAGGCAGCTATCTGGTGTTTTGCAATATCAAGGGCCATTACGAGGCCGGTATGCAGGGCACCCTGACCGTTACGCCCTGA